A window of Verrucomicrobiia bacterium contains these coding sequences:
- the infA gene encoding translation initiation factor IF-1: MAKEEPIELTGAVTQVLPGTMFRVALPNGHEVLAHISGKMRKNFIRISVGDRVNVQMSPYDLGKARITFRHA, from the coding sequence TTGGCTAAAGAAGAACCAATAGAACTGACCGGCGCGGTGACTCAGGTATTGCCGGGCACGATGTTTCGCGTAGCTCTCCCCAATGGCCATGAAGTGCTGGCGCACATCTCCGGGAAGATGCGCAAAAATTTCATCCGCATCAGCGTGGGTGATCGCGTGAATGTGCAGATGTCTCCCTACGACCTCGGCAAAGCCCGCATCACTTTCCGGCACGCCTGA
- a CDS encoding lytic transglycosylase domain-containing protein: MKGRHWMTILLLVLLGAGNGYWYYLDWRDHSQDLPILAASQRYGVEPALVKAVVWRESRFNATARGSRGEIGLMQVLPKAAGRDWAAAEHAQLASAALLDPRTNAIVGAWYLERLLKRYAQTDRPMAYVLADYNAGRSNVLKWMQGAGATNSAVFLEQINFPSTHNYVVSVLRRYEHYRPIFPPKS; encoded by the coding sequence GTGAAGGGCAGGCATTGGATGACGATTTTGTTGCTCGTGCTTTTGGGCGCGGGGAACGGCTATTGGTATTACCTGGATTGGCGCGATCACAGCCAGGACTTGCCGATTCTCGCGGCGTCGCAGCGGTATGGAGTGGAGCCGGCGCTGGTGAAGGCGGTGGTTTGGCGAGAGAGCCGGTTCAACGCAACCGCGCGCGGCAGCCGTGGAGAAATAGGTTTGATGCAGGTGTTACCGAAGGCGGCAGGACGCGATTGGGCGGCGGCGGAACATGCGCAACTTGCGTCGGCGGCGTTGCTCGATCCGCGGACGAATGCAATCGTCGGCGCATGGTATCTGGAACGGTTGCTCAAGCGTTATGCGCAGACGGATCGGCCGATGGCTTATGTGCTGGCGGATTACAATGCGGGCCGCAGCAATGTTTTGAAATGGATGCAGGGGGCGGGGGCGACAAACAGCGCCGTGTTCCTGGAACAAATCAATTTTCCCAGCACTCATAATTACGTGGTGTCGGTGCTGCGGCGGTATGAACATTACCGGCCGATTTTTCCGCCAAAAAGTTGA
- the priA gene encoding primosomal protein N', which produces MIARVTLELALRKEFDYAIPAALAGQVDIGSRVQVPFGSRKVLGVVTALAEESAHANLKSIVKVIGAQTLVTPKVLQLARWIGEYYCCAPEIALKSVLPEAVRKEQAGWRERLFVRMLPVTGALPKLPKRQLQVWHLIEERRELPLAELLTLAETTAATVRHLEDKGLVAITTEISERDPYAREQILPTQPHTLNPQQIVALDKIKTALDEPPPLSSHDRAQSPTTARNPVFLLHGVTGSGKTEVYLQALAHTLEKGRGGIVLVPEISLTPQTVERFKARFSTGPLRTLVAVLHSHLSAGERHDEWHKIRQGRARIVIGARSAIFAPVDPLGLIIVDEEHEHTYKQEEAPRYHARDVAIVRGQMEAATVVLGSATPSLESFYNCQRGKYTLLEMLERVDNIQMPIVRVVDLRQAARLGKGPPIFSPQLKEAITKRLERKEQTILFLNRRGFSTSLQCPLCGYVAQCPNCSVSLTYHRQDQKLACHVCGHTEPAPKLCPNPKCKNPGIRYSGLGTEKVEATLLKLFPDARIKRMDSDALKRKDDFRRILGDFRVGKIDILVGTQMIAKGLHFPNVTLVGIIHADLALHLPDFRAAERTFQLITQVAGRAGRGDIEGEVFVQSFTPFHPAIQYARRHDFNGFYEQEIEYREQLKYPPTSRVALLTLKGRNEEKVEMTANYLRKELEKALVQIKDLVISGPAPAPLARAETLYRYQIMLRARQMTTISHRLATLMENLKTPEDILISIDIDPVDLA; this is translated from the coding sequence ATGATCGCCCGCGTCACTCTCGAACTCGCCCTCCGCAAGGAGTTCGATTACGCCATCCCCGCCGCGCTCGCCGGGCAGGTGGATATCGGCAGCCGCGTCCAAGTCCCCTTCGGCTCGCGCAAAGTTTTGGGCGTTGTTACCGCGCTCGCTGAAGAATCCGCGCACGCAAATTTAAAATCCATCGTCAAAGTCATCGGCGCGCAAACCCTCGTCACCCCCAAGGTCCTCCAACTCGCCCGCTGGATCGGCGAATATTATTGTTGCGCGCCCGAGATCGCCCTCAAGAGCGTGCTGCCCGAAGCCGTGCGCAAAGAGCAAGCCGGCTGGCGCGAACGCCTCTTCGTGCGCATGCTCCCCGTCACCGGCGCACTGCCCAAACTTCCCAAACGCCAGCTCCAGGTTTGGCACCTCATCGAAGAGCGACGCGAACTTCCCCTCGCCGAACTTCTCACCCTCGCCGAGACCACCGCCGCCACCGTCCGCCATCTCGAAGACAAAGGCCTCGTCGCCATCACCACCGAAATTTCCGAACGCGATCCCTACGCCCGCGAACAAATTCTCCCCACCCAACCCCACACCCTCAACCCCCAGCAAATCGTCGCCCTCGACAAAATCAAAACCGCCCTCGACGAGCCACCCCCTCTCTCCTCCCACGATCGCGCGCAATCCCCCACGACCGCGCGCAATCCCGTCTTCCTCCTCCACGGCGTCACCGGCAGCGGCAAAACCGAAGTCTACCTCCAAGCCCTCGCCCACACCCTTGAAAAAGGCCGCGGCGGCATCGTCCTCGTTCCCGAAATTTCCCTCACCCCCCAGACCGTCGAACGCTTCAAAGCCCGCTTCAGCACCGGCCCCCTTCGCACCCTCGTCGCCGTCCTCCATAGCCACCTCTCCGCCGGCGAACGCCACGACGAATGGCACAAAATCCGCCAGGGCCGCGCCCGCATCGTCATCGGCGCCCGCAGCGCCATCTTCGCCCCCGTTGACCCCCTCGGCCTCATCATCGTGGACGAAGAGCACGAACACACCTACAAACAGGAAGAAGCCCCCCGCTACCACGCCCGCGATGTCGCCATCGTCCGCGGCCAAATGGAAGCCGCCACCGTCGTCCTCGGCTCCGCCACCCCCTCACTCGAAAGCTTCTACAACTGCCAGCGCGGCAAATACACCCTCCTCGAAATGCTCGAACGCGTGGACAACATCCAAATGCCCATCGTCCGCGTCGTGGACCTTCGACAAGCCGCCCGTCTCGGCAAAGGCCCTCCCATTTTTTCCCCCCAACTCAAAGAAGCCATCACCAAACGCCTCGAACGCAAAGAACAAACCATCCTCTTCCTCAACCGCCGCGGCTTCTCCACCTCCCTCCAATGCCCACTCTGCGGCTACGTCGCCCAATGCCCCAACTGCAGCGTCTCCCTCACCTACCATCGCCAGGACCAAAAACTCGCCTGCCACGTCTGCGGCCACACCGAACCCGCACCCAAACTCTGCCCCAACCCCAAATGTAAAAACCCCGGCATCCGCTACTCCGGCCTCGGCACCGAAAAAGTCGAAGCCACCCTCCTCAAACTCTTTCCCGACGCCCGCATCAAACGCATGGACTCCGACGCCCTCAAACGCAAAGACGATTTCCGCCGCATCCTGGGCGACTTCCGCGTCGGCAAAATAGACATCCTCGTCGGCACCCAAATGATCGCCAAAGGCCTCCACTTCCCCAACGTCACCCTCGTCGGCATCATCCACGCCGACCTCGCCCTCCACCTCCCCGACTTCCGCGCCGCCGAACGCACCTTCCAACTCATCACCCAGGTCGCCGGCCGCGCCGGCCGCGGCGACATCGAAGGCGAAGTCTTCGTCCAATCCTTCACCCCCTTCCACCCCGCCATCCAATATGCGCGACGCCACGACTTCAACGGCTTCTACGAACAAGAAATCGAATACCGCGAACAACTAAAATACCCCCCCACCAGCCGCGTCGCCTTGCTCACCTTAAAAGGCCGCAACGAAGAAAAAGTCGAAATGACCGCCAACTATCTCCGCAAAGAACTAGAAAAAGCCCTTGTCCAAATCAAAGACCTCGTCATCTCCGGCCCCGCCCCCGCGCCCCTCGCCCGCGCCGAAACCCTCTACCGTTATCAAATCATGCTCCGCGCCCGGCAAATGACCACCATCAGCCACCGCCTCGCCACCCTCATGGAAAATCTAAAAACCCCCGAAGACATCCTCATCTCCATAGACATAGACCCCGTAGACCTCGCATAG
- a CDS encoding ApaG domain, translating to MNTHRHFLELPGLTVSVDRVVYHAEAQTPLDRPHCFVYFITIHNRTEHTITIRGRKWVVTNERGEITAVEGAGVVGKTPLIEPGSSFSYDSYHLLDTLTAIAEGSYLGSDEKGRGVIARIPKFRMEVPQKGSPGGRTLHTR from the coding sequence GTGAACACCCATCGTCATTTTCTTGAGCTGCCGGGGTTGACGGTCTCCGTGGATCGCGTCGTCTATCACGCCGAAGCGCAGACACCGCTGGATCGTCCGCATTGCTTCGTCTATTTCATCACCATCCACAATCGCACCGAGCACACAATCACCATTCGCGGACGCAAATGGGTCGTCACGAATGAGCGCGGCGAAATCACAGCGGTGGAAGGCGCGGGAGTCGTCGGCAAGACTCCGCTCATCGAACCGGGTTCTAGCTTTAGCTACGACAGCTATCACCTGCTCGATACGCTGACCGCAATCGCCGAGGGTAGTTACCTTGGCTCAGATGAAAAGGGACGCGGCGTCATCGCGCGCATCCCGAAATTCCGCATGGAAGTTCCGCAGAAAGGCAGCCCGGGCGGACGCACGCTGCACACCCGTTGA